The DNA segment TTCGCGACCTGATGGCCGGATCGCTCGGTCCCTATGTAGATGTCGCCGGGCTGTTTTCCTTTTCGCTCACAAGCAGCCAGGCCCCCGCCGCCCATGCCGTCGCCAGGCTGGTAACCGACAACGCCTTCTACGCGCAGGCAAAGGATGAACCATCGCGCCTGAATGGCCTTTCTGCCGATCAGGCCGAACTGGCCCTTGCGCAGGCAGCTTTCCTGCGCCTGCCGGCCGCTCAACGCGAAAAACTTCTGCAGGCCCACCAGCAGAGCGTGGCCAGCTACCGCGACAAGCAGAAAACCAACGAGGAGGCGGCGCAGGAGCTTGCCGGACTCCAGCGTGAACTGAAAGGCCTAAGGGACTTTCTCGAAGGCAAGCCAGCCCCGTCAGCCGTTCTGCGGCTTGGACTGCTGGGCAACAGATCGGAACGGATCGACAGCGCGCAGCTCGCGACCCTGACGGGCGAGGCCCCTGCACCCGGCCCGAAGCCAAAGGCCGACGCTCCGATCGAAACCAGGATCGCCTGGCTGCGCCAGCAGGTCGCCGCCGCCAAGGCCGAAGTGTTGCAGCTTCAGCCCTCGACACTGGCCCGGCTCGAGGCCGCATCGGGCGTAAGTTCGGGAACGGCGGACGAGATCGCGAGCGCCGACGCCTTGCTCGACGTTGCCAAGTCGCAGCTCAGCGATGCGGCCAAGGCCGCTCTCAATGCCGCCAGCGAGCAGGAGCGCCTGATCGCGAACGAACAGGCCCGGCTGCTGCGCACCAAGAGCATTCAGGCCGCGTTTCGCGCGCGGCTTGCCAGAGCCAAGGCGGAACCGGACAGCATTCTGGAATCCGCCCTTAGCTGGCGCCGCCGCATCCAGGAGCTGGCCGCGATTGGCGACGGACGAGACGAACAGGCCGACGCGATCTACGGCGAGCTCGTTTCCGAATTGAGCCGCATCCGCAAGGAATTGCGCAAGGCGCTGGATACCGGAGAAGAGGCACAGAGCCGCACCTTGGTGCCCCAGCCGCTCGATCCGGCACTGCCCGAGGAGCTGGCCGCGACCCGGAAACTTCGCGAGCAGAAGGCCGAACTTTCGCGCGCCGCGGCCGCGTTGCAAAGCACCTATGCCGATGAACTGTGGGCCAAGCGCCGGGCGCTCCACGATGCGATGGTCCTGCTCAATGGCGAGCGTCTCGCACTCCTGTCATCGCTCAGCCCATTCCGCCGCGCGCAAGTGACCGGATTCGGCGCGGACGGCGTTGCGCAGGTCCGGCGAGAGATTTCCGAGATCGTCCTCGAGCTGCGCTTCAGCCTGCAATCATGGCGTCAGACCCTGCAGCACATCGCGCAGCCCTTCAAGCAGCCGACTCCCGCCTTCGTGCTTGCATTGCTGCGCCTCTTCGCGATCGCCCTCGTCTTCAGCTGGTGGCGCCGCCACGGCGATCCGATCCTGCGGCGCGCCCAGGCCGAAGCACAGGCCAGGCGCCCGCGCACATTGGCCAGCGGACTGCAAGTCGGACTGCTCGAATACTGGCGCCGGGTGCGCAGGCCGCTCGACTGGCTGATCCTGACCATTCTGGTCTGGTGGCTGCTTCCGGAAGGGCTTGAGATACCCGGCCTCTCCTTCGTCTGGATCGTCCTGCTCTGGTCGCTCACGACCGTTCTGGTCGTCAATCTCGTCGATCAACTCGCGCGCGGTCGCGGCAAGGACGATCCGCGCGCCCGGCTGCGCTGGAATTCGTTGCGGCTGATAGCCGGCAGCCTGCTGGCCGTGGGCCTGCTGCTGAACCTGACCAGTGCCAGCGTCGGCAAGGGCGCCATGTACAACTGGGTCTTCACGGTGGCCCTGCTGCTGGTCCCGGCCATCCTTGTCACATTGGCCAACTGGTGGCGCGCCCGCATCGTGGCTCTCGCTCGTTCCGAGGCGCGCGACAGTTCGCTGCTGGGCTGGGTTTCGCACGATCCGGGCGGACTGGGCGGACTGCTGGGACGGATCGCCGCAGGCGCCCTGCTGTTGCTGCGGGGGCTGCGTTCGATCATTGCCCGGCGGATGCGCGACCTGGCGCTTGTGCGCGAGCTGTTCGAACAGCGGGCGCGAGTCCAGGCCGCCCGGCAAGTGGCCGAGGACAAGGCCAGCGGCCGCTTCCACCGTCCTTCGCCGCAGGTTCTCGAGTGCCTCGATCCGCACCGCCTGCCGATGGAATTGCGCAGCGGAAAGGACCGGCCCGGCGGCACCGGCTTGCCCGAACTCATGCCCGGGACCATCACCCTCGTCGTCGGCGAGCGCGGGCTGGGCAAGTCCTCGTTCCTGCGGGACCTCTCGGAAAAGCACGAGAACAGCGGCAAGGTCGTGCGCCTCTCGGTCGGCCCCGAAGGGCTTGCCGGACTGCTGGACGACTTGCACGAGGCGCTGGGCACACAGCGGCCACCCGGCGATTCCAATGAGCTGGCGCGGCATCTGGCGATGCAGGAAACGCCGTGCGTGATCACCGTCGATGACCTGCAGCGGCTGGTGATCCCCGCGATCGGCGGACTTGCCGCCATCGACACACTGATCGCCATGGCAAGGGCCAGCGGCGACACCTGCCGCTGGGCCTTCACGATCGGAGAAGATGCCTGGAACTTCCTGCAGCGCGCACGGGTCGATCGGGTTCTTTTCGATGCGGTCATAAGACTGCCGCACTGGCCGGCAGCCGACTTGCGCGCATTGATTGAAAGGCGATCCGCTCAAGTCGGCCTCGAACCGGACTTCTCGGCGATGATCGACGACGGCGTCTTCGAACTGGGCGAAGAATTGACGGTAGAGGAACGCAAGAAGCGCGGCTACTTCGACCGGCTTGCGGAATATGTGAACGGAAATCCCGCCATCGCGCTCGACTACTGGAGACAATCGCTGTTCGTCGACGGAGTGGACCAGAAAGTCGTCGTGCGCACCTTCGATGCACCGGCCGTCGATCGGCTGGCCGCCCTTCCCCTGCCTACGCTCTTCGTCCTGCGTGCGATCATGCGGATGGACATGGCCGGCGTCGCCTCGATCCAGTCAAGCACCGACCTGTCGACCTCCGTCGTCACCGACGCGCTTCGCAGCCTGCAGCTTCTGGGCGTCATCGTGAACCACGCGGGACTGTACCAGATCACGCTGCACTGGTGGATGGAAGTGACACGGCTGCTCCTGCGGCAGAATCTGACTGTGCGAGGGATCAAATGACGATGTCGAGGACGCCTGGACGCTGCGCGCTTGTGGTCGCGGGCCTGGCCGTGCCCCTGAGTGCAGCCCATGCTCAGGCTGAGTTCGATGCCGACACCATCGGTAAGCTGGCGGACATCGTGCGCTGGAGCGGGGCGATAACCTCGCTCTTCGTGATTGGCGGGGCCTGGGCTCTCCTGCGCCTGCTTTCACGGTTCGTTTCGGCTTTCGGCAGCGAGTTTTCCTCCCGTCGCCTGACGCTGCAGAAGATCAACACGCTGGGCCAGTTCGTCATCTACGTGGCGACAACCGTGCTCGTCCTGCTGCTCTCGTTCCGCTTCGACGAAACGACGCTTGCGGTCATTGGCGGCACGATTGCGGTTGCCGTGGGCTTTGCAATGAAGGACCTGGTCGCTTCGTTCATTGCCGGCGTCATCGTCATGCTCGACCGACCGTTCCAGGTCGGCGACCGCGTCGCTTTCGGCGGCGAATACGGCGATATCACGGCTATCGGCCTGCGCTCGGTTCGAATGCAGACACTTGACGACAACACGATCACGATCCCCAACAGCAAGTTCCTGAGCGAGATCACGTCCTCCGGCAATTACGGGGCCCTCGACATGCAAGTCGTGATGGATTTCTATATCGCCCCGGGCCAGGACATCGATCGCGCTTACGAGATCGTCAACGAAGCGGCGCTGTCCAGCCGCTTTGTCTTCCTTGCCAAGCCGGTGACGGTCCTCGTGAAGCAGTGGGTTTCCGACTATCTCGTCGGCGTTCGATTTCGCCTCAAGGCCTATGTCCTCGATACCCGTTTCGAAAAGGCCTTTGAATCCGACGTAAATCTGCGCGTCCTGCGGGCCTTCGAGGCCGAAGGCATCGAAGTGCCGGGGGCATCCGGAACCGGCCTCGCCGCGCCGGAACGGGCGGGGCGTGAGTAAACGGACCACACATTGACCTTGAGGTAAGACGGGCTTCAAATAAGTTGAAGTGATACTTCTGACATAAATAACCCCGTATCTACAGCGTCGAAATTCAGCATATCAAGTCAATGTGTTCAAAAGTGTCCATTCGTACATAGAAAAACCGTTCCGGAACCTTTGGGATAATTGACGGTTTCCTGCTTAGGTCGTCGTCACCTCCCCTTGCAAGACGCGAAGAGTGGCGACGACTTGTGTTATGCGGGCCGTGAGTAAAGCGCTCATCCTGCTGCAAACAACAATGTCGAGCACGCAAGACTGATCGTCGGGAGACTTATGATGAAAAAGTTTATCTATCTGGCAGGACCGGCCGCGCTTCTGGCTCTGGCTGCATGCCAGAGCGAAAAGGCCGACAACGTCGAGGATGCGGCGGAGAACCGCGCGGATCAGCTGGACGAAATGGCCGACAATGCGACCAGCGAAGCGCAGGAAGAAGCGCTCGAAAACAAGGCCGACAGGGTCGAAGAACAAGGCGAAGAAGCCGCCAACAAGATCGATGACAACGGCGAAATCGCACCCAGCGAAAGCAAGATGGGCGATACGCAATAACCCTCGGATTCACCCCCCGATGGGCTGAAGTAGTGCATCGCATTGCTTCGGCCCCTTCCTGCCCGGACCGAGACGGCCACCCTCGACGCTACCGGTCCGGGCAGGATCGCAAGGCAAGCGTTTCACACGCCGCCCTCCCCCGGCGGCTGCAACGCGTTGGTTCGAGGCGAGGGCAAGGTTGGCAAACGCCTTTGTCCGGCCCGAAGATCAAGAGGGCGGTCCCGTCTCAACTTGCCCTTGACCTCAGGATAATCACCGATTCTCAAGCCAGTTGAGGGACGGGGATTTTCCCTCTCTCTCCAGTCGCCTAGACCTTGAGCTCACGAGTGGGTGGAGATGAGCCATGACACGGCGCAGAGTGAAAGTCTTCTTCGATGGCGGCTGCCGCCCCAACCCCGGAAGGATAGAGGCCGCCGTGGTGCTGCGCGGCAGGGCGCATCTGTTCGAGGATCTGGGGCACGGAACGAACGGCGATGCCGAATGGCTGGCACTGATACAGGCTCTGGAACTGACACGCGCGATGGGCCTGACCGATGTGGAACTCATTGGCGATGCACTTGCGATCGTGAACCGCGCCAACCTTGTGCTGCAAAGCGCGCAGCCGGCAGGCATTCATGAAGCGGCTTTCCTGGCCCTGGCCAGAACGATCAAACCCGCCAGAATCCGTTGGATCAAGCGCGAGCAAAACCTTGCCGGGATTGCCCTAGCCAAGCGGCATCCCAGATGACCTCGCCAATGGCCAGATTGAGCGCACCGCGCTTGCGGCAGGACAAGGCAGTCCGGTTCGGCACACTTGTCAAACTAGCGGCCGTACTGCCACACCTCTTGGCGAAACAGCCTCGCCATCAATACCCAGGCCCGGTCCTGAGAAGCATTCGCGCTTCCCTGCGCCCCCGGAAAACCGCAAGCGCACGGTGCTTCGACATATGCGCGACATGGATCTGCCATGGAACTGCCCGCAAAATGACTGAGGCCTGTAACCAAATGCGACCACATGCCCCGCAAGCAAAGTTCTTACGGGGGCACAGACATGAAATTCCAGACCATTCGTCACATGAGCATCCTTGGCGCAAGCCTTGCGGCCATCGCCGCAGCCACGCCGGCATGTGCCGACGAAGCTGCCGATGCCGGCGAAACCAACGTCGATGCAATCATCGTTACCGGAACGCGCACCACCTATAACAATTCGATGCTGACCGAGCAGATGGTTGCAGAGCAGCCGCCGCTCGCATCGGTGCTCGATCTGGTCGATACCTTGCCGGGCGTCCAGGTGCAGGAAGGCGACGCCTTCGGTTTCGACGACTGGTCGACAACGGTCTCCATCCGCGGCTTCCAGACCAATCTCGACCAGCAGCAGGTCGGCATCACGATCGACGGATTGCCCAATGGCGGATCGAACTACGGCGGCGGCTCCAAGGCCAATCGCTTCATCGACACAATGAACATTGCCACTGTCGAGGTTTCGCAGGGCACTGCCGACATCGGCTCGCTTTCGAACGAGGCGCTGGGCGGCACACTCAACTTCGTGACCTCGGATCCGCTCGATGAAATGCGCGTGCGGCTATCCGGTTCAGTAGGCGATTTCGAGGCCAGCCGCTATTACGGCCGTGTCGACACGGGCCTTTTCCTCAACGGCGCGGCCAAGGCCTGGTTCTCCTATTCGCATCAGGAGGCGACCGACTGGATCGGCGGCTCGGCCCAGAATCATCGCGATAACTTCGCGGGCAAGTTCATCATCGATGCGCCGGTCAGGATCACCGGCTATGCCAGCTACGACGACGCCCACGAAGACAACTACGACCAGCTCTTCTTTCCCGACCAATACGTCGATATCCCGAGCACCGATGGCCTGACCACCAACTGGACCGGCGTCCCCTATCAGGATCAGGCCTATCGCCGCGCATGGTCGACGCTGCGCAAGAACTTCCTGGGCTATCTGAAGGCGGAAACGACCATCGCCGACAGTCTGGACCTGCGTGTTTCGGCCTATTATCACGACATGGCCGGACGCGGCGACTGGGTGCCGCAATACGTGGTCGACGTTACCGCAGACGGCGCTGGCAATCCGGAAAGCGAACTTTCGGGCATCGGCACCGTCAACGGCGGTTCGCCGCTGGGCACGATATATTTCGTCGATGCCAACGGAGTTTCGCTCACCCCGACCGCCGGATGCACCGGATCGCTGACTTATCCTTACCGCGGCACGACCGACGCAAGCTACGACCCCGCATGCTATCCGGCAGGGGCCATCGGCGCGCAGTCCTATCGCCATACGCACTACCGCAAGGACCGTCTGGGCTTCACCGGCGATGCGGCATGGAAATGGCAGCTCGGCACCCTCGAGAACACCTTGCGTGGCGGTATGTGGTACGAGGACACGCATCGCCAGGAATGGCGCGACTGGCACAATGTCATCGACACGCAGGTCGGTCCCGCGTACGAAGCAACACCCTACTGGACCCAGTACAGCCGCAAGTATCCGCAGGACACCTTCAAGTGGTATGCCCAGGATACGGTGCAGTTCGGACCGGTAACGGCCAATTTCGGCGCCAAGCAGTTCATCAATCACATCGACCGGGTCGACCTCTTCGGCGACACGCCCGACACCAAGTTCAAATCGACGTCCGACGTGCTGCTCTCCGGCGGTGTGCAGATCGAACCGATGACCGGACTCGACCTGTTCGCCGGCTACGCAGAGAACTTCAAGGCGCTGACCGACGCGGTGCTCGAATTCGGCGATGCCGACCTGTCCCAGCTCAAGCCGGAAACTTCCGAGAACTGGGAAGCGGGCCTGCGCTACCAGAGCAGCTGGTTCCGCGGATCGGCCACATGGTTCAAGGCCAAGTTCTCCAACCAGGTCCTTTTCGTCTCGAACAGTTCCTCGGCCGGCAACGACTACCTCGGCGAAGGTGACGGCAAGTTCTTCAACGCTGGCGGCATCGACTCTGAAGGCTTCGAACTGCTTGCCAACGTGACGCCGTTCGAAGGTCTCAATCTCTACGGCGCCTATACCTACATCGATGCGAAGTACCGTTCGATCAGTGACCTCGACACCGGCACCACCGAGGACGACGCGACTATCGCCATGCTGAACGGGCTGGCCGGCAATCGCGTCGCCGGAATTCCGCGCCACATGTGGGTCCTTTCCGGCTCCTACACATACGGCCCGGTCACCGCAGGTCTGACCGGCAAGTACACCGGCGACCGGTTCGCCGACTCAGGCAACAGCCTGGTGGCGCAGAACTATTTCCTCACCGACCTCAACATCAGCGTAAAGGGCGAAGGACTCAGCGACGTCCTCAAGGATCTCGAATTCGCGCTGACCGTCAACAATCTTACCGACGAGCGCTATCTCGGCGGCATTTCCGGCGGCTACGCATGGATCGGCGCACCGCGTACGGCGATCTTCACCGTTACCGCTGACTTCTGAGGAACGAGGGACAATGAAACGCCAGATCAGCCAGGCCTGCGTATCCCGGCGCGCCCTGCTCGCGGGGATTGCCGGCACCGCGGCCTTGCTGGGCCAGCCAGCACTCCTTCGCGCCCATGAGGTCTCGAGCAACCCCACCTTTCGGCACGGGGTGGCGAGCGGAGATCCCGATGCCACCGGCGTGGTGCTGTGGACGCGCGTGACCGCTGCCGGACCGGTGGAGGTGACGTGGGAACTCAGCGACACGCCGGACTTCGCAAAGCTGGTCGGAACCGGCGTTTTCCGCACCGATGCCAGCCGCGACCACACGGTCAAGGTCCTGGCCAACGGTCTCGCGCCGGGAAGCATCCACTACTATCGCTTCCGGCTCGGCGATGCCCTTTCGCCTGTCGGCCGCGCGCGAACCCTTCCGCAAGGTCGACTTGAGCGGCTGGGCATCGCCCTGGCTTCATGCTCGAACTACGCCTTCGGGTTTTTCAATGCCTATGACGCCATCGCCCGCGACAGCAATGTCGATTTCGTCCTCCACACCGGCGACTACATCTACGAATATGGCGGCAAGGACGGTTGGGGGGCGGATGTCGCGCAGGCGATCGGCCGGGTGCAGGCCCCATTGCACGAGATCGTCTCTCTCGCGGATTACCGGATGCGCCACGCACAGTACAAGACCGATGCGGGTTCGCAGGCGATGCATGCCAATCATACGCTCCTGGCCTGCTGGGATGACCACGAAAGCGCTAACAACCCCTGGACCGGCGGCGCGCAGAACCACCAACCTGACACCGAAGGCGACTGGAACACGCGCCGCGCCGCATCGATCCAGGCCTATTTCGAATGGATGCCCGTGCGTGAACCGGAATGGCTTTCGGCTCCGGGACGCAAGCGCATGCAGTTCTGGCGCCGCTACGACTTCGGCGACCTTGCCCTGCTGCACACCCTGGAAACGCGGCACACCGCGCGCGCCAAGCAGATCGAATATACCGATCATGCCAAGGACATAGTCGATCAGGCCTCGGCGGAGCAATTCCGCAAGGACGTGCTCGGCGCCCCCGACCGACCGATCCTGTCGCCCCTGCTGGAACAGGATCTCGAGGCGGCGCTGTCGGACTCGGTTCGAGAGGGTCGGCCATGGCGGATCATCGGCTGCCCGATGGTGATCGGCCGGGTCGAAGTGCCGGACGTGGCTGCCCTCGGCATCGTGCCCGATCCAGCGCCTCGACTGGCGCTCGCCAAGACCGCCGAAGATTTCGCCAGGCTCGCAGCCGACCCGGCCGTCGCGTTGGCCTGGAAAGGCAAGTACAAACTTCCGGACTATACGGACGCCTGGGGCGGTTACCCTTGGGCGCGCGAACGTCTTTACGGGCTTTCGCGCCGCGCCGGGGCCGGCGATCTGGTCTTCCTGTCCGGAGACAGCCACAGTTTCTGGGTCAATCGGCTGGCCGACGAAAACGGCCGCCCGGCAGGCATCGAATTCGGAACCGCGGGCATTTCATCACCGGGCGACTTCGTGTCGAGCGGCTTCGACGATGGGACCGCAATGGCGCTCGACAAGGCGTATGCCGAGCATATTCCCGAAGTCGACTGGACCGATAACATGCACCAAGGCTACGTCCGCGTGGAATTCGGTCGCGAAAGCGGCATGGCGACTTTCGTGGCCGTCGATACAGTGCTTACGCCCGACTACCGCACGAAAATCCTGCGCATGGTCCCCTTCGCTCGCCGAGGCAGCACCGTCGAAATCACGGAATCGTGATCCCGGCCGTTACGACCAGCAAGAGCGGACGACAGGGTCGATAGTGGCAATGTCGAGACTTTCGCGAATGATCGCTCCGGCGTGATCAATTCGTGCACGGCGCAGCAGGATCGATGATGCAATGATCATGCACCCAAGGCTTATCGGGAACATTGAGCGGAGCGTTGAGGCCTACCGACCAGTTTGGCGCGTATCAAATCGCTCTCCACTTGTCCCTCCAACGGTAAAATATGGCCCTGTACCGGTTGGTCAAACGAAGGACCGGCACTAATCCCAGTTGGGGGAAAGCCGGGAGGTCACGCCACCCACGCCACGGTGCCTTCAATGGCAAAACGCCAGATCAAGCACTCCGCGAGAGGCTATAACCTCATACACTCGATGTCCCGCTAGATCGTCAACCTTACAATCGTTCTACAGTCCGCCCGGAACGAACCGCGTTTCCTTCCGGCAGGGCTGGTTGCGCAATGTGCCGCATTCTGGTGCGGGTGCCCCGGCACCGACACCGGGAAGGATCGGCAGCACAATGCTGGACGGATATCTGTCCGAATGGAACACGCGATTGATGGAAACGCTGCCCGCCGGGATACCAGAGGCGGCCTTGCGAAGGGTGGCGCTGGTGGCCTCTACGCTCAATCCAAGCCTGTGCCCCTTGCGCACGACATGCGCGACTGGACCGAGCAAGGACATCTGGACCTGATAGATTTTCCCCGGCTCCAGCTTTTCGCTCCGTCGATACGCAGCCACGACTTCGTCAGCGGAAGATCGCTCAGCGTCAATCTCCCGAAATGATGCTCGCCGAAGGCCGGACTGAAGATACAGCACCTTGCCGTCGGGATCGACGTCAGTAAGTATTAGCTGAAGATCGGTGTCGTCCCCATTGTCGATACTTATGTAGAATGTGATCGAGGGGTTCCCCAGCAACGTCATATCCGCTGCCATTGGTTCCGTCCGGTAATTCAGGACGCCCGCCGCATTTGGCTGAAGAGCGAATGCCTGGTTGTCGTAGACCATTTCGCTGCCGGTCGGATATAAATAGAGCCGCGCGCCATTGTCGGCTTTCACACCCGGCTTGTCGGGGGATATTCCGCCGTCCGGCGTCAAGTAATAGCGCATGCGTTCAACCGCCGGGTCGGGCCAAGCATCATGGCGGGTAACCCAACCAGCCTCGGCCTTCCTGGCATCGCCGTTGGGCACGCGCACATCCCAATAGACGGTGACAGGCGGCTCGGCATCGACCCCGTTCCTGATGCCTTTCACCCAACGATCGAGGAAACGCATTCGCTCGGCATCGACCAAGCCATAGCCCTCCGCGCCAAGGCTCGCCGACCCGTGGCTCCCGTTCATCATGATCAGCTTCTTGTTCTTCAAGCCAGCCATCTGCTGATTGAATATTTCCAGGCTTTCCGCCGCCCCGGCCCCGACTTCATCCTGGGTCATGGTAATGATCATGGTCGGGACGTTAATCCTGCCCGCGACACCCGGACTCGCGGGCGTGACCGAGTCCCACCATTCGTCCTGCAAGGGATGCTTGCGAATCTCATCGACCAACGGGTGCTTAACAATCAGCCGACCATTGCTGCGGATTTCGCCACAATAGCTGTCGCCATGTTCAATCCGCCATGCAATTCCCCGCGATGGAGTCCGATATTGCGTGTCGAAGGCCCACTGAATGATGCCGGGCGTCAATATGCCACCCTGATATGCGGCATGACGATAATCGTCCGAGACCCCTGCCGGTACGATCGCCCGCAAATGCGGCGGCCGCTCCGCCGCAACCCACAGCTGGCTGCTCCCTGCCGCCGAATTGCCGATCATCCCCACCTTGCCGTCGCTCCAAGGTTGCTTCGCGATCCATTCAATAACCCCGGCGCCATGCTTGCCTTCGGTATGCGATATCCAATGCTCGACGATGCCTTCCGAGCAACCGGTGGCAGTCATATCGGCGGCCACATAGGCATAGCCGGCGTCGAGAAACGGTTTGGCATCCTCGAAGGAGGACGCACTAGCCGTATAGGGTGAATACACAAAGACGCTGGGGATGCGCCCAGATCTTGGATGGTAGGCGATGTATGCAATGCGGGTACCGTCCGCCATCGTGACATAGCCGATATCCCGGACGGTTTCGGCTTCGGTAATATCACGGGCATTGGCAACATTGACG comes from the Novosphingobium pentaromativorans US6-1 genome and includes:
- a CDS encoding AAA family ATPase, which produces MVLRLIKLCLIGLFACLVAAPEGAAAQVQIANPANPETVSAEAKAAQHIRDLMAGSLGPYVDVAGLFSFSLTSSQAPAAHAVARLVTDNAFYAQAKDEPSRLNGLSADQAELALAQAAFLRLPAAQREKLLQAHQQSVASYRDKQKTNEEAAQELAGLQRELKGLRDFLEGKPAPSAVLRLGLLGNRSERIDSAQLATLTGEAPAPGPKPKADAPIETRIAWLRQQVAAAKAEVLQLQPSTLARLEAASGVSSGTADEIASADALLDVAKSQLSDAAKAALNAASEQERLIANEQARLLRTKSIQAAFRARLARAKAEPDSILESALSWRRRIQELAAIGDGRDEQADAIYGELVSELSRIRKELRKALDTGEEAQSRTLVPQPLDPALPEELAATRKLREQKAELSRAAAALQSTYADELWAKRRALHDAMVLLNGERLALLSSLSPFRRAQVTGFGADGVAQVRREISEIVLELRFSLQSWRQTLQHIAQPFKQPTPAFVLALLRLFAIALVFSWWRRHGDPILRRAQAEAQARRPRTLASGLQVGLLEYWRRVRRPLDWLILTILVWWLLPEGLEIPGLSFVWIVLLWSLTTVLVVNLVDQLARGRGKDDPRARLRWNSLRLIAGSLLAVGLLLNLTSASVGKGAMYNWVFTVALLLVPAILVTLANWWRARIVALARSEARDSSLLGWVSHDPGGLGGLLGRIAAGALLLLRGLRSIIARRMRDLALVRELFEQRARVQAARQVAEDKASGRFHRPSPQVLECLDPHRLPMELRSGKDRPGGTGLPELMPGTITLVVGERGLGKSSFLRDLSEKHENSGKVVRLSVGPEGLAGLLDDLHEALGTQRPPGDSNELARHLAMQETPCVITVDDLQRLVIPAIGGLAAIDTLIAMARASGDTCRWAFTIGEDAWNFLQRARVDRVLFDAVIRLPHWPAADLRALIERRSAQVGLEPDFSAMIDDGVFELGEELTVEERKKRGYFDRLAEYVNGNPAIALDYWRQSLFVDGVDQKVVVRTFDAPAVDRLAALPLPTLFVLRAIMRMDMAGVASIQSSTDLSTSVVTDALRSLQLLGVIVNHAGLYQITLHWWMEVTRLLLRQNLTVRGIK
- a CDS encoding mechanosensitive ion channel family protein: MSRTPGRCALVVAGLAVPLSAAHAQAEFDADTIGKLADIVRWSGAITSLFVIGGAWALLRLLSRFVSAFGSEFSSRRLTLQKINTLGQFVIYVATTVLVLLLSFRFDETTLAVIGGTIAVAVGFAMKDLVASFIAGVIVMLDRPFQVGDRVAFGGEYGDITAIGLRSVRMQTLDDNTITIPNSKFLSEITSSGNYGALDMQVVMDFYIAPGQDIDRAYEIVNEAALSSRFVFLAKPVTVLVKQWVSDYLVGVRFRLKAYVLDTRFEKAFESDVNLRVLRAFEAEGIEVPGASGTGLAAPERAGRE
- a CDS encoding ribonuclease HI — translated: MTRRRVKVFFDGGCRPNPGRIEAAVVLRGRAHLFEDLGHGTNGDAEWLALIQALELTRAMGLTDVELIGDALAIVNRANLVLQSAQPAGIHEAAFLALARTIKPARIRWIKREQNLAGIALAKRHPR
- a CDS encoding TonB-dependent receptor domain-containing protein; the encoded protein is MKFQTIRHMSILGASLAAIAAATPACADEAADAGETNVDAIIVTGTRTTYNNSMLTEQMVAEQPPLASVLDLVDTLPGVQVQEGDAFGFDDWSTTVSIRGFQTNLDQQQVGITIDGLPNGGSNYGGGSKANRFIDTMNIATVEVSQGTADIGSLSNEALGGTLNFVTSDPLDEMRVRLSGSVGDFEASRYYGRVDTGLFLNGAAKAWFSYSHQEATDWIGGSAQNHRDNFAGKFIIDAPVRITGYASYDDAHEDNYDQLFFPDQYVDIPSTDGLTTNWTGVPYQDQAYRRAWSTLRKNFLGYLKAETTIADSLDLRVSAYYHDMAGRGDWVPQYVVDVTADGAGNPESELSGIGTVNGGSPLGTIYFVDANGVSLTPTAGCTGSLTYPYRGTTDASYDPACYPAGAIGAQSYRHTHYRKDRLGFTGDAAWKWQLGTLENTLRGGMWYEDTHRQEWRDWHNVIDTQVGPAYEATPYWTQYSRKYPQDTFKWYAQDTVQFGPVTANFGAKQFINHIDRVDLFGDTPDTKFKSTSDVLLSGGVQIEPMTGLDLFAGYAENFKALTDAVLEFGDADLSQLKPETSENWEAGLRYQSSWFRGSATWFKAKFSNQVLFVSNSSSAGNDYLGEGDGKFFNAGGIDSEGFELLANVTPFEGLNLYGAYTYIDAKYRSISDLDTGTTEDDATIAMLNGLAGNRVAGIPRHMWVLSGSYTYGPVTAGLTGKYTGDRFADSGNSLVAQNYFLTDLNISVKGEGLSDVLKDLEFALTVNNLTDERYLGGISGGYAWIGAPRTAIFTVTADF
- a CDS encoding alkaline phosphatase D family protein — encoded protein: MKRQISQACVSRRALLAGIAGTAALLGQPALLRAHEVSSNPTFRHGVASGDPDATGVVLWTRVTAAGPVEVTWELSDTPDFAKLVGTGVFRTDASRDHTVKVLANGLAPGSIHYYRFRLGDALSPVGRARTLPQGRLERLGIALASCSNYAFGFFNAYDAIARDSNVDFVLHTGDYIYEYGGKDGWGADVAQAIGRVQAPLHEIVSLADYRMRHAQYKTDAGSQAMHANHTLLACWDDHESANNPWTGGAQNHQPDTEGDWNTRRAASIQAYFEWMPVREPEWLSAPGRKRMQFWRRYDFGDLALLHTLETRHTARAKQIEYTDHAKDIVDQASAEQFRKDVLGAPDRPILSPLLEQDLEAALSDSVREGRPWRIIGCPMVIGRVEVPDVAALGIVPDPAPRLALAKTAEDFARLAADPAVALAWKGKYKLPDYTDAWGGYPWARERLYGLSRRAGAGDLVFLSGDSHSFWVNRLADENGRPAGIEFGTAGISSPGDFVSSGFDDGTAMALDKAYAEHIPEVDWTDNMHQGYVRVEFGRESGMATFVAVDTVLTPDYRTKILRMVPFARRGSTVEITES
- a CDS encoding CocE/NonD family hydrolase, giving the protein MTLCSVNVANARDITEAETVRDIGYVTMADGTRIAYIAYHPRSGRIPSVFVYSPYTASASSFEDAKPFLDAGYAYVAADMTATGCSEGIVEHWISHTEGKHGAGVIEWIAKQPWSDGKVGMIGNSAAGSSQLWVAAERPPHLRAIVPAGVSDDYRHAAYQGGILTPGIIQWAFDTQYRTPSRGIAWRIEHGDSYCGEIRSNGRLIVKHPLVDEIRKHPLQDEWWDSVTPASPGVAGRINVPTMIITMTQDEVGAGAAESLEIFNQQMAGLKNKKLIMMNGSHGSASLGAEGYGLVDAERMRFLDRWVKGIRNGVDAEPPVTVYWDVRVPNGDARKAEAGWVTRHDAWPDPAVERMRYYLTPDGGISPDKPGVKADNGARLYLYPTGSEMVYDNQAFALQPNAAGVLNYRTEPMAADMTLLGNPSITFYISIDNGDDTDLQLILTDVDPDGKVLYLQSGLRRASFREIDAERSSADEVVAAYRRSEKLEPGKIYQVQMSLLGPVAHVVRKGHRLGLSVEATSATLRKAASGIPAGSVSINRVFHSDRYPSSIVLPILPGVGAGAPAPECGTLRNQPCRKETRFVPGGL